The following coding sequences are from one Streptomyces angustmyceticus window:
- a CDS encoding MEDS domain-containing protein produces the protein MHRRTADTPVAAVAHLGGVPLTPGDHICALYRGRAERDQLMTPFLAEGLSAGHICLLLGTEGDGRTFRDVLASHAPAVGRRGNSLQIRGPNEYLRDGTTFDGDRTLARLSAWSDEMFPSDNGTCARLAADMSWAQPLVQPAFVQDLVRYEMRATRWLRSYPQVGMCMYDLEMFHSDLIVPLVKAHPKVWLNGMIMENPYFLDPDEETGPPASGET, from the coding sequence ATGCACCGGCGGACAGCGGACACTCCCGTGGCCGCTGTCGCTCACCTGGGCGGAGTACCACTGACTCCCGGCGACCACATCTGTGCCCTGTACCGGGGGCGTGCCGAGCGGGACCAGCTCATGACCCCCTTCTTGGCGGAGGGCCTGAGTGCAGGGCACATCTGCCTCCTCTTGGGCACCGAGGGCGACGGCCGTACTTTTCGCGACGTCTTGGCCTCGCACGCCCCCGCGGTGGGCCGGCGCGGCAACAGCCTCCAGATCAGGGGCCCGAATGAGTATCTGCGGGACGGGACGACCTTCGACGGAGATCGCACACTGGCCCGGCTCTCCGCATGGTCGGACGAGATGTTCCCGTCCGACAACGGCACCTGCGCCCGGCTCGCCGCCGATATGAGCTGGGCCCAGCCCTTGGTGCAGCCCGCCTTCGTCCAGGATCTGGTCCGGTATGAGATGCGCGCGACCCGGTGGCTGCGGTCGTATCCCCAGGTGGGGATGTGCATGTACGACCTGGAGATGTTCCACAGTGACCTGATCGTCCCACTGGTCAAGGCCCATCCGAAGGTCTGGCTGAACGGCATGATCATGGAAAATCCGTACTTCCTCGATCCCGATGAGGAGACCGGGCCACCGGCCTCCGGGGAGACCTGA
- a CDS encoding PucR family transcriptional regulator, whose translation MATTSGTTGRSPRTSWGREHLANMYSLFVLSMIMNDAPDESDVLTRALTAVGTLGPCRAEAAYLTLDNGLTRTPTDWPRATPHLDAQVRRLDGQGGPVTVPDREWGWSLALRSTADVIGHLVVSARSQPTDDEYFLLRVLAQQTAAALTQAMARRTERDREQRLRQLSDDRAATNARLTTSVSELEHQRSVHEMLSDASANDDGVQGIAGALHQLTGYPVAIEDRFGNLRAWAGPGRPDPYPKPEAAPHEELLQDVARRLRPVRVAEQVIALAQHRGEVLGTVALIDPEAGAGEEEWFALDYASTALALELAHLRNLAEVELRLRRELVDDLITGTDDASAYARAAAVGHDLHGPQYLVAVQWTGRPADDTFVQAVGRSAAGLRMRSLLARRSGMAVLVLQGRPQAKALYEAVGRELGSPTGSIGVGGRCDTPSEIPRSFQEALRALEVRQRSQSPHGATTFDELGLYRILGSGGGYREVEQFVREWLGPLLDYDAAHHSDLVQTLSQYFECGGNYDATAAALAIHRSTLRYRLQRIREVSGNGLGDVDGRLNLHVATRVWKVLGG comes from the coding sequence ATGGCCACGACCTCGGGCACGACGGGCCGGTCCCCCCGGACCAGCTGGGGACGCGAGCACCTGGCGAACATGTACAGCCTTTTCGTGCTCTCGATGATCATGAATGACGCGCCGGACGAGAGTGACGTCCTGACGCGGGCCCTCACCGCCGTTGGCACCCTCGGTCCGTGCCGCGCCGAGGCCGCCTACCTCACGCTCGACAACGGCCTGACCCGCACACCCACCGACTGGCCCCGCGCCACCCCCCACCTCGATGCCCAGGTCCGGAGACTGGACGGTCAGGGTGGGCCGGTCACGGTGCCGGACCGGGAATGGGGCTGGAGCCTCGCGCTGCGCAGCACGGCGGACGTCATCGGCCACTTGGTGGTCAGCGCACGGTCCCAGCCCACCGATGACGAGTACTTCCTGCTGCGGGTCCTGGCTCAGCAGACCGCGGCAGCCCTCACGCAAGCCATGGCCCGGCGCACGGAACGCGACCGTGAACAGCGATTGCGGCAGCTCAGCGATGACCGCGCGGCCACGAACGCCCGGCTCACCACGTCCGTCTCCGAACTGGAGCATCAGCGCTCCGTCCACGAGATGCTCAGCGACGCCTCCGCGAACGACGACGGCGTACAGGGCATTGCCGGGGCTCTTCACCAGCTCACCGGCTACCCGGTCGCCATCGAGGACCGCTTCGGCAATCTGCGGGCCTGGGCGGGCCCGGGCCGCCCCGACCCCTACCCCAAACCCGAGGCGGCCCCGCACGAAGAGCTTCTGCAGGATGTGGCCCGCCGACTGCGGCCGGTGCGGGTGGCGGAACAGGTCATCGCGCTGGCCCAGCACCGTGGCGAGGTCCTCGGCACCGTGGCCCTGATCGACCCCGAAGCGGGCGCCGGCGAGGAAGAATGGTTCGCCCTCGATTACGCCAGCACTGCGCTGGCCCTGGAACTGGCCCATCTGCGCAACCTCGCCGAGGTGGAGCTGCGGCTACGACGCGAACTCGTGGACGACCTGATCACCGGCACCGACGACGCGAGCGCCTACGCCCGGGCCGCCGCCGTAGGCCATGACCTGCACGGTCCGCAGTATCTCGTCGCCGTGCAATGGACGGGCCGGCCGGCCGACGACACCTTCGTGCAAGCGGTCGGCAGGTCGGCAGCCGGGCTGCGGATGCGGTCACTGCTGGCCAGACGGTCCGGGATGGCCGTCCTCGTACTGCAGGGCCGTCCCCAGGCGAAGGCCCTGTACGAGGCAGTGGGCCGCGAACTCGGCTCGCCCACCGGCTCGATCGGTGTGGGCGGCCGCTGCGACACCCCGAGCGAGATCCCCCGCTCGTTCCAGGAAGCGTTGCGCGCCCTGGAGGTCCGCCAGCGCTCGCAGTCCCCCCACGGGGCCACGACCTTCGACGAACTGGGTCTCTACCGCATCCTGGGGTCGGGCGGCGGCTACCGGGAGGTCGAGCAGTTCGTCCGTGAGTGGCTCGGCCCGCTACTGGACTATGACGCCGCACACCACTCGGACCTGGTCCAGACCCTCTCCCAGTACTTCGAGTGCGGTGGCAACTACGACGCCACGGCAGCCGCCCTGGCCATCCACCGCAGCACCCTGCGCTACCGGCTCCAGCGCATCCGCGAGGTCAGCGGCAATGGCCTCGGGGACGTCGACGGCCGGCTGAACCTGCACGTTGCCACCCGGGTGTGGAAAGTCCTGGGCGGCTGA
- the dnaK gene encoding molecular chaperone DnaK yields MAKAVGIDLGTTNSVIAAWEGGEATVLPNSEGSRTTPSVVAFTDTGERLVGQLARRQAILNPKGTIYSAKRFIGRRYDEISDEAKAVGFDVVADDHGNARFEVRGKLYAPEEISALVLRKLADDAAKQLGEKVTEAVITVPAYFNDAQRTATKDAGRIAGLEVLRIINEPTAAALAYGLDKKGHETVLVFDLGGGTFDVSLLDVGDGVVEVRSTAGDSHLGGDDFDRRLVDHLADNFQRDNGIDLRNDPQALQRLFEAAEKAKTELSSVSQTQVSLPFITADAAGPKHLTETVMRSTFEQITSDLVERTMEPVKQAMADAKISDSDIDEVILVGGSTRIPAVQNLVRRLTGGKDPNMSVNPDEVVAMGAAIQAGVLKGDVKDVLLLDVIPLSLGVETRGGVMTKIIERNTTIPVRRTETFSTAEDNQGAVDIVVLQGERELAKDNRVLGRFQLKDIRPAPRGEPQVEVTFDVDANGILNVAARDKDTGAEQGITISEGSNLDQSEVERMVQEAEAHRGEDQALRAAVDARNELDAVAYQVERRLNELGDAAPAHEKARAEMLVTDAREAVKGEAPLDKVRSLTSELQQIHASLASHQAGAGPSAEERATADAGAGGASGSSAGSDDDVVDAEFDKS; encoded by the coding sequence ATGGCTAAGGCAGTCGGCATCGACCTCGGAACCACCAACTCGGTGATCGCCGCGTGGGAGGGCGGTGAGGCGACGGTTCTCCCGAACTCCGAGGGCAGCCGCACGACCCCTTCAGTCGTTGCGTTCACCGACACGGGCGAGCGGCTCGTCGGCCAGTTGGCCCGCCGCCAGGCGATCCTCAACCCCAAGGGAACCATCTACTCGGCCAAGCGCTTCATCGGCCGCCGCTACGACGAGATCTCCGACGAGGCGAAGGCCGTCGGCTTCGACGTGGTCGCCGACGACCACGGCAATGCGCGCTTCGAGGTACGCGGCAAGCTGTACGCGCCCGAGGAGATCAGCGCACTGGTCCTGCGCAAGCTCGCCGACGACGCCGCCAAGCAGTTGGGCGAGAAGGTGACGGAAGCCGTCATCACCGTCCCCGCCTACTTCAACGACGCCCAGCGCACCGCGACGAAGGACGCGGGGCGCATCGCGGGACTGGAGGTCCTGCGCATCATCAACGAGCCCACGGCGGCGGCCCTCGCCTACGGGCTGGACAAGAAGGGGCACGAGACCGTGCTCGTCTTCGACCTGGGCGGCGGCACCTTCGACGTCAGCCTGCTCGACGTCGGCGACGGGGTGGTCGAGGTCCGGTCCACCGCGGGCGACAGCCACCTGGGCGGTGACGACTTCGACCGGCGGCTGGTGGACCACCTGGCGGACAACTTCCAACGCGACAACGGCATCGATCTGCGGAACGACCCGCAGGCCCTGCAACGGCTTTTCGAGGCCGCGGAGAAGGCCAAGACCGAACTCAGCTCGGTCAGCCAGACGCAGGTCAGCCTGCCGTTCATCACCGCGGACGCCGCCGGCCCGAAGCATCTGACCGAGACGGTCATGCGGTCCACGTTCGAGCAGATCACCTCCGACCTGGTCGAGCGGACCATGGAACCGGTCAAGCAGGCGATGGCCGACGCCAAGATCAGCGACAGCGATATCGACGAGGTCATCCTCGTGGGCGGCTCCACCCGCATCCCCGCCGTCCAGAACCTGGTCCGCCGGCTGACCGGGGGCAAGGACCCGAACATGAGCGTCAACCCCGACGAGGTCGTGGCCATGGGCGCCGCGATCCAGGCAGGAGTGCTCAAAGGCGACGTCAAGGACGTCCTGCTGCTCGACGTCATCCCGCTGTCGCTGGGCGTGGAGACCCGCGGCGGTGTGATGACCAAGATCATCGAGCGGAACACCACCATCCCGGTGCGGCGCACGGAGACCTTCTCCACCGCCGAGGACAACCAGGGAGCCGTCGACATCGTCGTCCTGCAAGGAGAGCGCGAGCTCGCGAAGGACAACCGCGTCCTGGGCCGCTTCCAGCTCAAGGACATCCGCCCCGCGCCCCGCGGCGAGCCGCAGGTCGAGGTCACCTTCGACGTCGACGCCAACGGCATCCTGAACGTCGCCGCGCGTGACAAGGACACCGGCGCCGAGCAGGGCATCACCATCAGCGAGGGCTCCAACCTCGACCAGAGCGAGGTCGAGCGGATGGTCCAGGAGGCCGAGGCGCACCGCGGCGAGGACCAGGCGCTGCGCGCGGCGGTGGACGCCCGCAACGAACTGGACGCCGTTGCCTACCAGGTCGAACGCCGGCTGAATGAGCTGGGCGACGCCGCACCCGCGCACGAGAAGGCACGGGCCGAGATGCTTGTCACCGACGCCCGGGAAGCCGTCAAGGGAGAGGCGCCGCTCGACAAGGTCAGGTCGCTGACCTCCGAACTCCAGCAGATCCACGCCTCGCTGGCCTCCCACCAGGCAGGCGCGGGCCCGTCCGCGGAGGAGCGGGCCACGGCGGACGCCGGGGCAGGCGGTGCTTCGGGCAGCTCCGCCGGATCCGACGACGACGTGGTCGACGCCGAATTCGACAAGAGCTGA
- a CDS encoding UBP-type zinc finger domain-containing protein, producing MTTESDWHLSLVRPVTPRTPEGCEECLRLGSPWVHLRLCLTCGHVGCCDSSPLKHARLHAANIGHPIVQPLEPGENWRWCYVHEAVV from the coding sequence ATGACTACCGAAAGCGACTGGCACCTGTCGCTCGTGCGCCCGGTGACGCCGCGCACCCCCGAGGGCTGCGAGGAGTGCCTGCGCCTCGGCTCTCCCTGGGTGCACCTCAGGCTGTGCCTGACCTGCGGACACGTCGGATGCTGCGACTCCTCGCCACTCAAGCACGCCCGTCTGCACGCCGCCAACATCGGCCACCCCATCGTGCAGCCCCTCGAGCCGGGAGAGAACTGGCGCTGGTGTTACGTCCACGAGGCCGTGGTCTGA
- the trxA gene encoding thioredoxin: MTTSRSKTVVCESCGRKNRVPAAGDGRPKCGNCGTPLPWIVDAGDDDFAEIAGKAAPLVLVDLWATWCGPCRKVSPALEQVARELAGKIKLVKVDVDQAPGLSQRFQVQAVPTLLLLDRGEAIARQAGAAPANVLRQWVEETIAGRR; the protein is encoded by the coding sequence GTGACAACGAGCCGGAGCAAGACGGTCGTCTGTGAGTCGTGCGGCCGCAAGAACCGGGTGCCGGCAGCGGGGGACGGGCGCCCCAAATGCGGAAATTGCGGTACCCCGTTGCCCTGGATCGTCGATGCCGGCGATGACGACTTCGCGGAGATCGCCGGTAAGGCGGCGCCCCTCGTCCTCGTCGACCTCTGGGCCACCTGGTGCGGTCCCTGCCGCAAGGTCAGCCCCGCACTGGAACAGGTCGCCCGCGAGCTCGCCGGAAAGATCAAGCTCGTCAAGGTCGATGTCGACCAGGCCCCCGGGCTGTCCCAGCGATTCCAGGTGCAGGCCGTGCCGACCCTGCTCCTCCTCGACCGGGGAGAGGCGATCGCTCGACAGGCCGGCGCCGCCCCCGCCAACGTGCTGCGCCAATGGGTCGAGGAGACCATCGCGGGTCGCCGCTGA
- a CDS encoding DnaJ C-terminal domain-containing protein, whose amino-acid sequence MARDYYDVLGVQRNASSDDIQQAFRKLARKYHPDINKDPQAEERFKELNEAYSVLSDPKTRKRYDRFGEDFRQIPEDWEERVGAGVGAGAGARGSGRGRATGGGRVRFTDYGEGFDGAGINFEDLFGGMYGRGGGGGRWGPVPGADQEAEIQLGVEEAYHGGHRSITLAGPGGQRTYDVNIPRGVVDGQRIRLAGEGGRGSDDGPPGDLYLRVRIKPDTRFRLEGRDIHVALPVTPWEAALGATVPVPTPGGTAKVTVPKGSSSGRRLRLRGEGMPNPRGANGDLYAEVRIMVPPELGDRERELFEELAAVSTFDPRKPG is encoded by the coding sequence ATGGCACGGGACTACTACGACGTGCTCGGGGTGCAGCGCAACGCGAGCTCCGACGACATACAGCAGGCCTTCCGCAAGCTGGCCCGCAAATACCACCCCGACATCAACAAGGACCCGCAGGCCGAGGAGCGCTTCAAGGAGCTCAACGAGGCGTACAGCGTGCTGTCCGACCCCAAGACGCGCAAGCGCTACGACCGCTTCGGCGAGGACTTCCGGCAGATCCCGGAGGACTGGGAAGAACGGGTGGGCGCGGGCGTGGGGGCCGGGGCGGGAGCCCGAGGCAGCGGCCGTGGCCGGGCCACCGGCGGCGGCCGGGTCCGGTTCACCGACTATGGCGAGGGATTCGACGGCGCCGGCATCAACTTCGAGGACCTGTTCGGCGGGATGTACGGCCGCGGCGGAGGCGGCGGACGCTGGGGCCCGGTTCCCGGCGCCGACCAGGAGGCCGAGATCCAGCTCGGTGTCGAGGAGGCCTACCACGGCGGTCATCGCAGCATCACCCTCGCCGGACCCGGCGGACAGCGGACCTACGACGTCAACATCCCGCGTGGCGTGGTCGACGGACAGCGCATCCGGCTGGCCGGGGAAGGCGGCAGGGGCAGCGACGACGGTCCCCCGGGAGATCTGTACCTCCGCGTACGGATCAAGCCCGATACGCGATTCCGCCTGGAGGGCCGGGACATCCACGTCGCGCTTCCCGTCACGCCCTGGGAGGCGGCGCTCGGCGCGACGGTACCGGTACCCACGCCCGGCGGCACCGCCAAAGTCACCGTTCCCAAGGGCTCGTCCAGCGGCCGCCGGCTGCGGTTGCGCGGCGAGGGCATGCCCAACCCCCGTGGCGCCAACGGAGATCTCTACGCGGAGGTCCGGATCATGGTGCCGCCCGAACTCGGCGACCGGGAGCGTGAGCTCTTCGAGGAGCTGGCTGCCGTGTCCACCTTCGACCCGAGGAAGCCAGGATGA
- the clpB gene encoding ATP-dependent chaperone ClpB: MDMNRLTQKSQEALQEAQTIAGRMDQTEVDGEHLLLALLDQPDGLVPRLFDQAGADTKALRAALMGELSRRPKVTGPGATPGQVYVTQRLAKLLDTAEQEAKRLKDEYVSVEHLVLALADEGSRTAAGRLLKEHGITKDVFLSALTRIRGHQRVTSATPEAAYEALEKYGRDLVAEARSGKKDPVIGRDAEIRRVTQILSRKTKNNPVLIGDPGVGKTAIVEGLAQRIVRGDVPEGLREKTIFSLDMSSLVAGAKYRGEFEERLQAVLSEVKAAEGRILLFVDELHTVVGAGGGAEGAMDAGNMLKPMLARGELHMIGATTLEEYRKHVESDAALERRFQQVLVDEPSVEDTVSILRGLRERLEVFHGVKIQDTALVAAATLSHRYISDRFLPDKAIDLVDEACARLRTEIDSMPAELDEITRRVTRLEIEDAALAKETDTASRKRLEELRRELSDLRAEADAMNAQWEAERQAIRRVQELRQELEQVRQEAEEAERNYDLNRAAELRYGTLTELERRLAAEEEALAAKQGDTRLLREVVTEDEIAEIVAAWTGIPVTRLQEGEREKLLRLDEILTERVIGQDEAVKLVTDAIIRARSGIRDPRRPIGSFIFLGPTGVGKTELAKALAAALFDTEESIVRLDMSEYQERHTVSRLVGAPPGYVGYEEGGQLTEAVRRKPYSVVLFDEVEKAHADVFNTLLQVLDDGRITDAQGRTVDFRNTVVIMTSNIGSTHLLDGVTPEGEIKPEARALVMGELQSHFRPEFLNRVDDVVLFKPLGMDQIKRIVELQFNDLRRRLAERQITVELTERARELIAQQGFDPVYGARPLRRYISHEVETLVGRALIRGDVQDGSAIRVDAQNGELVVTYDRPAQADHGMAA, from the coding sequence GTGGATATGAACCGGCTCACCCAGAAGTCCCAGGAAGCTCTTCAGGAAGCGCAGACGATCGCCGGCCGGATGGACCAGACCGAGGTCGACGGTGAGCATCTGCTGCTCGCCCTCCTCGACCAGCCGGACGGGCTGGTGCCGCGCCTCTTCGACCAAGCAGGCGCCGACACCAAGGCGTTGCGCGCCGCGCTCATGGGCGAGCTGTCACGCAGACCGAAGGTGACCGGACCCGGCGCCACACCCGGCCAGGTGTACGTCACCCAGCGGCTGGCCAAGCTGCTGGACACCGCCGAGCAGGAGGCCAAGCGGCTCAAGGACGAATATGTGTCCGTGGAGCACCTCGTCCTGGCACTGGCCGATGAGGGCTCCAGGACCGCGGCGGGACGGCTGCTCAAGGAACACGGCATCACCAAGGACGTCTTCCTCTCCGCGCTGACCCGCATCCGCGGGCACCAGCGGGTCACCTCGGCCACGCCCGAGGCCGCGTACGAGGCGTTGGAGAAGTACGGCCGTGATCTGGTCGCCGAGGCGCGCAGCGGCAAGAAGGACCCGGTGATCGGCCGGGACGCGGAGATCCGCCGCGTCACCCAGATCCTCAGCCGCAAGACGAAGAACAACCCCGTCCTGATCGGCGATCCGGGCGTCGGCAAGACGGCCATCGTGGAGGGACTGGCACAGCGGATCGTCCGCGGCGACGTCCCCGAGGGGCTGCGCGAGAAGACCATCTTCTCCCTCGATATGAGTTCGCTGGTGGCGGGCGCCAAATACCGCGGTGAGTTCGAGGAACGACTGCAGGCCGTGCTGAGCGAGGTCAAGGCCGCCGAGGGGCGCATCCTGCTCTTCGTCGACGAACTCCACACGGTCGTCGGAGCCGGCGGCGGCGCCGAGGGCGCGATGGACGCCGGGAACATGCTCAAGCCGATGCTCGCCCGCGGCGAACTGCACATGATCGGCGCCACCACGCTGGAGGAGTACCGCAAGCACGTCGAGTCCGACGCCGCCCTCGAACGCCGCTTCCAGCAGGTCCTGGTGGACGAGCCGAGCGTGGAGGACACCGTCTCCATCCTCCGCGGCCTGCGCGAACGTCTTGAGGTCTTCCACGGCGTGAAGATCCAGGACACCGCGCTGGTCGCCGCGGCCACCCTCAGCCACCGCTACATCTCCGACCGCTTCCTGCCGGACAAGGCCATCGACCTCGTCGACGAGGCCTGCGCCCGGCTGCGCACCGAGATCGACTCCATGCCGGCCGAACTCGACGAGATCACCCGCCGGGTGACCCGTCTGGAGATCGAGGATGCGGCCCTCGCAAAGGAGACCGACACTGCCAGCCGTAAGCGGCTGGAGGAGCTCCGGCGCGAACTGTCCGACCTGCGCGCCGAGGCCGACGCCATGAACGCCCAGTGGGAGGCCGAACGCCAGGCCATCCGGCGAGTGCAGGAGCTGCGTCAGGAACTGGAACAGGTCCGTCAGGAAGCGGAAGAGGCCGAACGCAACTACGACCTCAACCGCGCCGCCGAACTGCGCTACGGCACACTCACCGAACTCGAACGCCGGCTGGCCGCCGAAGAGGAGGCGCTCGCCGCCAAGCAGGGCGATACCCGGCTCCTGCGCGAGGTCGTCACGGAGGACGAGATCGCCGAGATCGTCGCCGCCTGGACCGGCATCCCGGTGACCCGGCTGCAGGAAGGCGAGCGGGAGAAGCTGCTGCGGCTCGACGAGATCCTCACCGAGCGGGTGATCGGCCAGGACGAGGCCGTCAAGCTGGTCACCGACGCCATCATCCGGGCCCGCTCCGGCATCCGCGACCCGCGCCGCCCCATCGGCTCGTTCATCTTCCTCGGCCCCACCGGCGTCGGAAAGACCGAGCTCGCCAAGGCGCTCGCCGCGGCACTGTTCGACACCGAGGAGAGCATCGTCCGCCTCGACATGAGCGAGTACCAGGAACGGCACACCGTCAGCAGACTGGTCGGAGCGCCACCCGGATACGTCGGCTACGAGGAGGGCGGCCAGCTCACCGAGGCGGTACGCCGCAAGCCCTACTCCGTGGTCCTGTTCGACGAGGTCGAGAAGGCACACGCCGATGTCTTCAACACCTTGCTGCAGGTACTCGACGACGGCCGGATCACCGACGCCCAAGGCCGCACCGTCGACTTCCGCAACACCGTCGTCATCATGACCTCCAACATCGGATCCACCCATCTGCTCGACGGGGTGACCCCCGAGGGCGAGATCAAGCCCGAGGCACGGGCCCTGGTCATGGGCGAACTGCAAAGCCACTTCCGCCCCGAGTTCCTCAACCGCGTCGACGACGTCGTGCTGTTCAAGCCGCTGGGCATGGACCAGATCAAGCGCATCGTCGAGCTGCAGTTCAACGACCTGCGCCGGCGCCTGGCCGAACGCCAGATCACCGTCGAACTCACCGAGCGCGCCCGCGAGCTCATCGCCCAGCAGGGCTTCGACCCCGTCTACGGGGCACGGCCGCTGCGCCGCTACATCTCGCACGAGGTCGAAACACTCGTCGGGCGGGCCCTGATCCGCGGCGATGTACAGGACGGCTCGGCGATCCGGGTCGACGCCCAGAACGGTGAACTGGTCGTGACGTACGACAGGCCGGCCCAGGCCGACCACGGAATGGCTGCGTGA
- a CDS encoding nucleotide exchange factor GrpE — protein sequence MSTEQEPTTPQGELSQALPPEQPEVDDHAAALDELQDRWRRALADLDNLRKRHAKELAAVRNEERARTAAAWLPVVDNLDLALTHAGSDPSAVVEGVKAVRDQAVDVLRRLGYPRYEETGVPFDPAVHEVVGTVDDPDAEPNTVVQVMRPGYGEGSRQLRPAAVMVSKRQE from the coding sequence ATGTCCACCGAACAGGAGCCGACGACGCCCCAGGGCGAGCTGAGCCAGGCCCTGCCCCCGGAGCAGCCGGAGGTGGACGACCACGCCGCGGCCCTCGACGAACTCCAAGACCGCTGGCGCCGCGCCCTCGCGGACCTCGACAACCTCCGCAAGCGCCACGCCAAGGAACTGGCCGCCGTACGGAACGAGGAACGCGCCCGCACCGCGGCGGCCTGGCTGCCGGTGGTCGACAATCTGGACCTGGCGCTCACCCATGCCGGATCCGATCCGTCCGCCGTGGTCGAAGGCGTCAAGGCCGTACGCGACCAGGCCGTCGACGTGCTCCGCCGGCTCGGCTATCCCCGCTACGAGGAGACCGGAGTGCCGTTCGACCCGGCCGTGCACGAGGTCGTCGGCACCGTCGACGACCCCGATGCCGAGCCGAACACCGTCGTGCAGGTGATGCGTCCCGGCTACGGCGAGGGGAGCCGGCAGCTGCGCCCCGCGGCCGTCATGGTCAGCAAGCGGCAGGAGTGA
- a CDS encoding general stress protein: MSQQDRRTIASYPTYSEAERAVDYLSDQEFPVERVAIIGHDLQLVEQVVGRVGHGRAALSGAASGALPGALIGWIFGLLSWLDPVLSSLLLALYGMIFGAVIGALLGLLLYSVQRGRRDFASVSTMQPSRYEVVADAEVADQAAKLLNRLGSAAAGTTATEK, translated from the coding sequence ATGAGCCAGCAGGACCGTCGGACCATCGCGTCGTACCCCACCTACTCGGAGGCGGAACGCGCCGTCGATTACCTGTCCGACCAGGAATTCCCGGTGGAACGCGTCGCCATCATCGGCCACGACCTGCAACTCGTCGAACAAGTTGTCGGCCGTGTCGGTCATGGCAGGGCGGCGCTGAGCGGGGCCGCCTCCGGAGCACTCCCCGGTGCACTGATCGGCTGGATCTTCGGCCTGCTCAGTTGGCTCGACCCGGTGCTGTCGTCGCTGTTGCTGGCCCTTTACGGGATGATCTTCGGCGCAGTGATCGGCGCGCTGCTCGGACTACTTCTGTACAGCGTGCAGCGCGGGCGCCGCGACTTCGCTTCGGTCAGCACGATGCAGCCGAGCCGGTACGAGGTCGTGGCGGACGCCGAGGTGGCCGATCAGGCCGCCAAGCTGCTCAACCGGCTCGGGAGCGCGGCGGCCGGCACCACCGCCACCGAGAAGTGA
- a CDS encoding chaperone modulator CbpM, whose protein sequence is MTHDPRRAAAGPKAGHRRPTAPDKQRALNVVVRNYALAPVDRLSLDVVARRSGLHPDLVRRFVTLGLVDATRDHSGRLWFDPGAPATLARIQRLRAGLPLNYASLGLVLDLLDRISELEAALRRSNAGSRSDESWI, encoded by the coding sequence ATGACCCATGATCCACGGCGCGCTGCCGCCGGGCCGAAGGCCGGGCATCGCCGGCCGACGGCGCCGGACAAGCAGCGGGCCCTGAACGTCGTTGTCCGCAACTACGCCCTCGCACCCGTCGACAGACTCAGCCTGGACGTCGTGGCCCGGCGCTCCGGACTCCACCCCGATCTCGTCCGGCGGTTCGTCACCCTCGGCCTGGTCGACGCCACCCGCGACCACAGCGGCCGGCTGTGGTTCGACCCGGGCGCGCCCGCAACTCTCGCCCGCATCCAACGGCTACGGGCCGGGCTCCCCCTCAACTACGCCTCCCTCGGTCTGGTGCTCGACCTGCTCGACCGGATCAGCGAGCTGGAGGCCGCGTTGAGACGCAGCAACGCCGGCTCGAGGAGTGATGAATCGTGGATATGA